Proteins from one Triticum aestivum cultivar Chinese Spring chromosome 7A, IWGSC CS RefSeq v2.1, whole genome shotgun sequence genomic window:
- the LOC123147368 gene encoding transaldolase has translation MALSISAPTSSPFLPAPRQAGRWSSSPSSAKPAVFSLRRPVVAARAAAGNAPSSPAGAVVTELDVVSSFSEIVPDTVVFDDFEKFAPTAVTVSSSLLLGIAGLPDTQFKSAIDTALVDGECNTMEKPGDRMSCYLTKALGNVGAELAHQVPGRVSTEIDARLAYDTQGIVQRVHELLQIYNEHDIPSERLLFKIPATWQGIEASRLLESEGTQTHLTFVYSFAQAAAAAQAGASVVQIFVGRIRDWAKNHSGDPEIDEALKKGEDAGLALVKKAYVYIHKNGYKTKLMAAAVRNKQDVFSLLGIDYIIAPLKILQSLDESVTDSDEKYGYVQRLTPSLDKMYNFSQEELVKWDQLSLAAAMGPAAEELLASGLEGYANQARRVEELFVKIWPPPNV, from the exons ATGGCGCTCTCCATTTCCGCACCCACCTCGTCTCCCTTCCTCCCCGCCCCCCGCCAG GCCGGCAGGTGGAGCTCGTCACCAAGCTCGGCTAAGCCCGCGGTTTTTAGCCTCCGGAGGCCGGTTGTGGCGGCACGGGCCGCCGCCGGCAACGCGCCCTCTTCCCCCGCAGGCG CGGTCGTAACTGAGCTCGACGTGGTCTCCAGCTTCAGCGAGATCGTGCCGGACACAGTCGTGTTCGATGATTTTGAGAA GTTTGCACCAACGGCGGTCACCGTGAGCTCTTCACTGTTGCTTGGGATCGCAGGGCTACCGGATACCCAGTTCAAG AGTGCCATAGATACCGCATTGGTAGATGGTGAATGTAACACAATGGAGAAGCCCGGGGACCGGATGTCCTGTTACCTTACCAAG GCCCTGGGGAATGTTGGAGCTGAGCTGGCTCATCAAGTTCCTGGAAGAGTGTCCACGGAAATAGATGCTCGATTGGCTTACGATACCCAAGGAATCGTCCAGAGG GTGCATGAACTGTTGCAGATATACAATGAACATGATATCCCATCAGAACGTCTGTTATTCAAAATTCCTGCTACATGGCAA GGTATAGAAGCGTCAAGATTACTTGAATCTGAAGGAACTCAAACACATCTAACATTCGTTTACAG TTTTGCACAAGCAGCAGCTGCAGCGCAAGCTGGTGCATCAGTCGTACAAATATTTGTGGGGCGTATTCGG GATTGGGCAAAGAATCACTCTGGTGACCCAGAGATTGATGAAGCTTTAAAGAAGGGAGAAGATGCTGGGCTTGCCTTG GTGAAGAAAGCGTATGTGTACATTCACAAGAATGGGTACAAGACAAAGTTGATGGCCGCTGCCGTGCGCAACAAGCAAGACGTGTTTAGCCTTCTGGG GATCGACTACATCATCGCGCCCCTGAAGATACTGCAGTCCTTGGATGAATCTGTGACCGATTCCGATGAAAAGTACGGTTATGTCCAGAGGCTGACTCCTTCGCTTGACAAGATGTACAACTTCAGCCAAGAGGAG CTTGTGAAATGGGACCAGCTGAGcctggcggcggcgatggggcCAGCGGCGGAGGAGCTGCTTGCTTCTGGGCTGGAAGGGTACGCGAACCAGGCGCGGCGCGTGGAGGAGCTCTTCGTCAAGATCTGGCCACCCCCCAATGTTTGA